The DNA window catttttaataaatatatcatttaacggTTCGAAAAACATATGGACGAAAAACAATTTAGTTTTAGTTGATAACATGAGCTGTCAAACACGTCCTTACCATAATGTTTAGTGAAACCGTAGAATAAGTGTTTGTTCTTGGAGCTTAACGTTACGAGAAACAACTGATAAAATGTCACGTTCCCATAATCTGAAAAGGCTGAATTTTCTAGCTTCTagcttagtttattttctgaaatttataGCTCTAAAATTCTCATAGGGTATGTTTTATCTGAAAGAGTTTTGGTCTTCTAGAGATTATGCAAGAAGTTGCTAACAGAAGCTTCTCAGACATGTCGAAGTTCGCTTTGAACAAAAATCGTTAATTAggtcagtctcaatgcatagtttcatggtATAGTTACCAAGACGGTAAACTAGATAATCGAGCCAGATGAGTTTCATGAGGATGAAACTCCTCTTTCATATAAATGATTCTGCCAAATCAACAATTTTACTGATATGACAACctatttaatatgcatgacaTAATCATAAAACATGTATTGAGACTTGTCAACCACCAAAAAGACTTGAGGGCTCAACCAGTCATGCCAACCCAATCCTGGGAAGCCAGGGTGCAGATTTTTGAGATAGAGAGGGAACCAATCACAGCCCACCATCTTGCCACGTGCCCGATCACCACACAGATCATCACAGCGAGGGAGTCTGCGCAGACCAGAAGAGCAGTAGAGGAGGCTCAGCCGGTCAGCCCACTACTGTTCGTAGAGGAAGGATAGCGGTAGCCAAGGAAAAGAAAGCAGAGGCCAGCGAAGAGCCAGGCGGAGGAGGGTCCACGACTGACATGGCCGCCACGGCGTACTCCACGGCGCTTCTCGGCGGAGctcgcctccccgccgcctcgccacccTCCGTCCTTCTCCCCCgccgcaacttctcccctcttcgcctCCACGATGCACCGAGGCTATCTTTGCTCCGGCTGATCAAGGCGTCGTCCGATGACACCTCGACCTCCGCCCCGACCGGCGACGAGCTCGTCGAAGACCTGAAAGCAAAGGTACACATGCATGAAGACTGAAAAGAACTTTTTAGACGGCTAGGACTTGGGAAGATTAATTAGCTCGTGAATTTTTATGCAATGGTGCGCGTGTGTTTTTACGTGTGGCAGTGGGACGCCGTCGAGAACAAGTCCACCGTCCTCACAtacgccggcggcgccatcgtcgccgtctgGCTCTCGTCCGTCATCGTCGGCGCTGTCAACTCCGTGCCTCTGGTTCGTCGACATGGCTTATGTTAATCCTGGCTCGATTCATTTTTGCGTTAGAACATTGCAACAACCTCGCATATGTGCATGTGGATGCTGCAGCTTCCCAAGCTTATGGAGCTCGTCGGGCTCGGGTACACCGGCTGGTTTGTGTACCGCTACCTCCTCTTCAAGGTACGCAGATTACAGACAAATTTATCTGAACAATTGAATTGCTGCATCTAGTGGGAGCTGTTGCAGCGTTGTTGACACGGCGATATTTGGGTCCTGTTCGATTACAGGAAAGCAGGAAAGAGTTGGCCGACGACGTCGAATCTTTGAAGAAGAGGATTGCTGGGACAGAGTAAAATGCCGTGCTCtgcacaaaatatttttggagcGATTCTTTAGAGGGCACATTATTATCAGAGAACCAACCGGTTGTTAAACTACCAGTAGTGTACTGTTGCTTCTGTGTGGCACAACTCACAACATTGGATACCGGGAAAGCTTTTGTTATGTTGCGTGGACGATGGGTTGCAAATACAATATTTGCTGATAAAGTACTAAGTTTTCAGCCCGGCCCACTGTACCACCATGGTGGGCTGGAGTTTAAGCCTTTACCTGGCCTTACGTTTTTAGCTCCTAAATTGACCGGGCAGGCCTGTATAACTTTGGGCTTACTctctctccgtcccataatataaaaaatatgtcataaaatatggtatcgggttaaataaaatagtataaaagTTGATGTGTGAGAAATAAagtagtataaaaatttatagttggAGAACAAAATAGTTGCAAAGTTAAtagatatgaaatagattgtTGTATTGAGATCACAAAATaccttatattttaagacaagTTTAGAGCCAACATACCTTATATTATTGGACCGAGGACGTAGAAAACTGGCCGTTCAATCCATTGAAATCTAAATAATCTGGCCTAGCTACATGCATTTAATTTGCGACCGATTTCTTCCAGCACATACGCTATAAAATGCTTAGGAGTGATTCTGGGAAGCTGTGAACACTTAAATCAGGCCAGTAAGAGTGTAAGACGTTTTCAGTACTTATGCTTGTGCGGTTCTATACATGcaagaaaaaattaacaaaaacatttactgcatataatatatggatgattatattagagcaagtataatagtaaattataagttggctataagctgatgtggaggaaagagataATGAAAAAGAAGTAGGGTCGACTCTCATGCAAGAGCCAGTTATAcatcaactctaaaaaaatagccaaccttatagccaatctattatatgtgttgactatGATATGAGCTTATAGCTAGTAAATTGGCTTTACTATTAATTGCTCTTAAACGAATGGCGCAAAAGCAGACCGGTTTACATGTAAAAGTCACTTGTTTCCTTTATGGAGTAATGTttctataaaaacataaacaacaTGTTTAAAAATGCACAATCACCTACTTTCTCTCCGGTCGAtggaacagagagagaaaagaaaatccaaAAACATCGAGCCAAACGCatacaaaactgaaaaaaaaaaagaagagaaaaaccTGTACGAATTCAAGAACTTTTACAGTTAAATTCAGCAGCTTCGACAAATTTCATGTGCGGTTTCgtgccgatcgatcgagtccGTCGGAAACAGGAACGCAGAAGTGCGTCTCGATATCGGAAACGTACGTGCGCATACCGCCgaccggccgcgcgcgcgatcCACTAGGtgacggcgcacgcggcggcgccggcgccggcggggcgcTTGACGAACCGGCCCTTCATCCGCGGCCGCTTCTCCGCGTTCAGCTTCCGCACCTCGTATCGTATCTTCTTGGAGAACAGCCGCGTGCGCCGCTTCTCCCTGTA is part of the Oryza brachyantha chromosome 2, ObraRS2, whole genome shotgun sequence genome and encodes:
- the LOC102711321 gene encoding protein CURVATURE THYLAKOID 1A, chloroplastic, with amino-acid sequence MAATAYSTALLGGARLPAASPPSVLLPRRNFSPLRLHDAPRLSLLRLIKASSDDTSTSAPTGDELVEDLKAKWDAVENKSTVLTYAGGAIVAVWLSSVIVGAVNSVPLLPKLMELVGLGYTGWFVYRYLLFKESRKELADDVESLKKRIAGTE